The following are encoded together in the Scytonema millei VB511283 genome:
- a CDS encoding PIG-L deacetylase family protein, with the protein MSPVTNKSLFSDPTILPWRSVAEIASKSGCRGAQPCASTEAQRTSAKSVLVVAPHPDDETLGCGGAIALLQSLGCRINVLVVSDGTMSHPRSRQYPAAKLRSLREAETQTATATLGIEASAVDFLRLPDGAIPTPEMPDFAAAVEMCRDRITAIKPDIVFLPWRFDPHPDHRATWQIVYCAIVGAHNRAPLHAKHSPRFIEYPIWDWDETQRSDLPTNDRITAWRLDISDVVEVKKQAIAAYRSQTTNLIDDDPEGFRLTPEMLANFTRNWEVYIEEL; encoded by the coding sequence ATGAGTCCGGTAACTAATAAGTCGCTGTTTAGCGATCCGACTATATTACCTTGGCGTAGTGTAGCTGAGATTGCCAGCAAATCTGGGTGTAGGGGCGCACAGCCGTGCGCCTCTACAGAGGCACAACGGACAAGCGCGAAATCTGTACTGGTAGTCGCACCGCATCCCGATGACGAAACTTTAGGTTGTGGGGGTGCGATCGCCCTATTACAGTCTTTAGGGTGTCGGATAAACGTATTAGTTGTCAGCGATGGTACGATGTCTCACCCGCGATCGCGCCAGTATCCCGCCGCGAAATTGCGATCGCTACGAGAAGCCGAAACCCAAACTGCTACAGCGACTTTAGGCATAGAGGCATCTGCGGTAGATTTTCTCAGATTACCGGATGGGGCAATTCCCACTCCAGAAATGCCCGATTTTGCAGCAGCAGTCGAAATGTGTCGCGATCGTATCACAGCCATAAAACCCGATATAGTGTTTCTGCCCTGGCGATTCGATCCTCACCCCGATCACCGCGCTACCTGGCAGATCGTCTATTGTGCCATCGTAGGGGCGCACAACCGTGCGCCCCTACACGCCAAACATTCGCCTCGATTCATTGAATATCCAATTTGGGACTGGGATGAAACACAAAGAAGCGACTTACCCACAAACGATCGCATTACAGCATGGCGGTTAGATATTAGCGATGTTGTCGAAGTAAAAAAACAGGCGATCGCGGCGTATCGTTCTCAGACAACGAATTTAATTGACGACGATCCAGAAGGCTTTCGTCTCACGCCAGAGATGCTGGCAAATTTTACCCGTAATTGGGAAGTGTATATAGAAGAACTATGA
- a CDS encoding phosphate-starvation-inducible PsiE family protein: MIIRLGDMFVSLLHPLEFQRVTSDILFILILVELFRLLIIYLQQQRISIGVAVEVSIVSALREIILRGVLEIYSSQMIGVCSFLTVLGLLLLVRAWMSRIYDRPMSSPLESAKPEK, from the coding sequence ATGATAATTCGGCTAGGAGATATGTTTGTCTCCCTGCTGCATCCTTTAGAGTTTCAGCGCGTCACTTCTGACATTCTTTTTATTTTAATTCTCGTAGAATTATTCCGTTTGTTAATTATCTATTTGCAGCAGCAGCGAATTTCGATTGGTGTAGCAGTTGAAGTATCAATTGTTTCTGCATTGCGAGAAATAATTCTACGGGGCGTACTAGAAATTTATAGTAGCCAGATGATAGGAGTTTGTAGTTTCTTAACCGTGTTGGGTTTACTACTCTTAGTTCGGGCTTGGATGTCACGCATATACGATCGCCCTATGAGTTCTCCATTAGAATCAGCAAAGCCAGAAAAATAA
- a CDS encoding spore photoproduct lyase family protein: MPERVIFTPAALAEPYAQQILARVQALNLPVEELPRNRLTGLRGESDRETYDIAKRTLAVVTAPPSALKLSPIPPSADWQFHLAEGCPAHCQYCYLAGSLQGPPVIRVFANLPQILANTASYEQPGKATSFEVSCYTDPLGIEHLTGSLAECIRHFGTRQDGYLRWVSKFDNVDSLLALPHNGHTRCRVSVNAAPISGRFEGGTASVGARLQALRKLALPRSQGGGGYPVGLVIAPIMDMEDWESHYTQLFDAISAALDFECDLTFELISHRFTPGSKEVLLSWYPQTKLDMDESKRSVKRNKFGGTKYVYDSDTMRELRRFFERQIQQRFPQAKVLYWT; this comes from the coding sequence ATGCCAGAACGAGTCATATTTACTCCCGCAGCTTTAGCAGAACCATACGCTCAGCAAATCTTAGCACGGGTACAGGCGCTCAACCTACCAGTAGAAGAATTACCGCGCAACCGTTTGACAGGTTTGAGAGGAGAGAGCGATCGCGAAACCTACGATATTGCCAAGCGCACCCTCGCCGTTGTCACCGCGCCACCAAGTGCTTTGAAACTCAGTCCTATTCCTCCTTCGGCAGACTGGCAGTTTCATCTAGCTGAAGGCTGTCCGGCACATTGTCAATATTGTTATTTAGCCGGAAGCTTGCAAGGACCACCAGTCATTCGCGTTTTTGCCAACTTACCGCAGATTTTAGCTAATACTGCATCCTACGAGCAGCCAGGTAAAGCAACTAGTTTTGAGGTGAGTTGCTACACAGATCCTTTAGGAATAGAGCATCTCACGGGTAGCTTAGCTGAATGTATCCGCCACTTCGGAACGCGCCAAGATGGATATCTCCGTTGGGTATCGAAATTTGATAACGTAGATAGCCTATTAGCGTTGCCTCACAACGGTCATACGCGCTGTCGCGTTAGCGTTAACGCCGCACCTATATCGGGAAGATTTGAGGGTGGTACGGCTTCAGTAGGCGCGAGATTGCAGGCTTTAAGAAAGTTAGCATTACCGCGATCGCAAGGTGGTGGCGGTTATCCTGTTGGGTTAGTCATTGCACCCATCATGGATATGGAAGACTGGGAATCGCATTACACTCAGTTATTTGACGCGATTAGCGCAGCATTAGATTTCGAGTGCGACTTGACTTTTGAGTTAATCTCCCACCGCTTTACCCCTGGTTCCAAAGAAGTTTTGCTTTCTTGGTATCCTCAGACAAAGTTAGACATGGACGAGTCAAAGCGCAGCGTCAAGCGCAATAAGTTTGGTGGCACGAAATACGTATACGATTCTGACACGATGAGAGAGTTACGCAGATTTTTCGAGCGCCAAATTCAACAGCGTTTTCCTCAAGCAAAAGTTTTGTATTGGACTTAA
- a CDS encoding acyl-CoA dehydrogenase family protein: MRKVDTIAPLSTNEIGQQKLSLVEVLVKAEEIADFCASNAAAIDVNGAFPVKEFESIAQAGLLAAPLPPELGGLGLGIDSSRTWETLQLLKQIGRGNLAVGRIYEGHVNALQLIQTFGTKAQIEAYASDARDRHKIFGVWNAEASDGVKIFPIEDGKYQLQGSKTFASGSGYVERPFASGALPDGSWQMCIVPMEEVATVSDPAWWQPSGMRATASFKVDFSGVELDAGALIGKPGDYYRQPWLTTGVIRFAAVQLGGAEALFNETRKYLDKLSRTLDPYQQMRVGQMASAIESGNLWLRGAADLVKAYAPTFAGDANTSNEQADKLVAYANMVRTAIEQICMDAIQLCERCVGTRGLLPPNPMERIIRDLTLYLRQPAFDAAIANVGQYALSESAPANSLWCYESGN; the protein is encoded by the coding sequence GTGAGGAAAGTAGATACGATCGCGCCACTATCAACCAATGAGATCGGTCAACAAAAGTTATCTCTGGTTGAAGTATTAGTCAAAGCTGAGGAAATTGCCGATTTCTGTGCCAGCAATGCAGCGGCAATTGATGTCAATGGAGCCTTTCCAGTCAAAGAATTTGAGTCGATCGCTCAAGCTGGTTTACTAGCAGCACCTTTACCACCAGAATTAGGCGGACTGGGGTTAGGAATTGACTCTAGCCGCACTTGGGAAACGTTGCAATTGCTCAAACAGATCGGACGCGGGAATCTTGCCGTGGGGCGAATCTATGAGGGACACGTCAACGCCTTACAATTAATTCAAACATTTGGGACGAAAGCACAAATCGAAGCATATGCTAGCGATGCCCGCGATCGCCATAAAATATTCGGTGTATGGAATGCCGAAGCTAGCGATGGCGTAAAAATCTTCCCAATTGAAGATGGCAAATATCAGTTGCAAGGCTCGAAAACCTTTGCTTCTGGGTCTGGATACGTAGAACGTCCTTTTGCTAGCGGTGCTTTACCAGATGGCAGCTGGCAAATGTGCATCGTCCCGATGGAAGAAGTCGCTACAGTCAGCGATCCGGCTTGGTGGCAACCTTCAGGAATGCGGGCAACGGCAAGTTTTAAGGTAGATTTTAGCGGTGTAGAACTGGATGCTGGGGCGCTGATTGGCAAACCAGGAGACTATTACAGACAACCTTGGCTGACAACAGGAGTCATTCGGTTTGCTGCCGTACAATTAGGTGGGGCAGAGGCACTATTCAACGAAACCCGCAAGTATCTCGATAAATTAAGCAGAACTCTCGATCCGTATCAACAGATGCGGGTGGGGCAAATGGCGAGCGCCATTGAAAGCGGTAATCTATGGTTGCGTGGCGCAGCAGATTTAGTCAAAGCATACGCCCCTACTTTTGCTGGTGATGCCAATACCTCCAACGAACAAGCAGATAAGTTAGTAGCATACGCCAACATGGTACGCACGGCGATCGAGCAAATCTGCATGGATGCAATTCAACTGTGCGAACGCTGTGTGGGGACGCGGGGTTTACTACCACCAAACCCGATGGAACGGATTATTCGAGATCTGACATTATATCTGCGTCAACCCGCATTTGATGCGGCGATCGCCAATGTCGGACAGTATGCTCTATCTGAATCCGCGCCTGCAAATTCTCTTTGGTGTTATGAGTCCGGTAACTAA
- a CDS encoding class I SAM-dependent DNA methyltransferase, whose amino-acid sequence MKQSLPASYFDNLYNADPDPWKFETSEYEANKYAATIAALSRSRYRSAFEIGCSIGVLTAKLANRCDRLLSVDLSEPALNRAIKRCESLPHVRLQLMGVPQAYPDETFDLTLVSEVGYYWCWEDLRKAQQLLLSHLEPGGHLLLVHWTLYAKDYPLSGDEVHEAFLELVPTQLRHLKAQREEQYRLDLFEKVGN is encoded by the coding sequence ATGAAACAATCCTTACCAGCCAGTTACTTCGACAATCTTTACAACGCCGATCCCGATCCGTGGAAATTTGAAACCAGCGAATACGAAGCAAATAAATATGCTGCCACGATCGCCGCTTTATCCAGATCGCGCTATCGTTCTGCATTTGAAATTGGCTGTTCGATTGGAGTCTTAACCGCAAAATTAGCTAATCGTTGCGATCGCCTATTATCTGTAGACTTATCGGAACCAGCCTTAAACCGTGCTATAAAACGTTGCGAATCTCTCCCACACGTCCGCTTGCAACTGATGGGAGTACCGCAAGCATACCCCGATGAAACCTTCGATTTAACTCTAGTTTCCGAAGTCGGATATTATTGGTGTTGGGAAGACTTACGCAAAGCACAACAACTGCTCCTTTCTCACCTAGAACCAGGCGGACATTTACTCTTAGTTCACTGGACGCTTTACGCCAAAGATTATCCACTCAGCGGCGATGAAGTTCACGAAGCATTTTTAGAACTAGTCCCTACTCAACTGCGTCATCTCAAAGCACAGAGAGAAGAACAATATCGCCTCGATTTATTTGAGAAAGTTGGTAATTAG
- a CDS encoding isoaspartyl peptidase/L-asparaginase → MELDVQPKVIIHGGAGSSLHGKGGVEAVRRSLYPVIEEVYALLLEGKSACEAVVRGCQMLEDDPLFNAGTGSVLQSDGQIRMSAALMDGIAQRFSGTINVSRVQHPIELALYLQSSPDRVLSDFGAAELLRELQLPSYDPITERRLNEWLQERQENFTKTMAAVVAEVGVGDDADTTVVDTSARRGTIGVVVLDSQGKLASGTSTGGKGFERIGRVSDSAMPAGNYATAHAAVSCTGIGEDIIDECLAARIVVRVTDGMSLIDAMQRTFTEASDRQRDLGAIALDASGAIAWGKTSDVILAAFHDGNKIADTLELPVGTQVGCI, encoded by the coding sequence ATGGAGTTAGACGTGCAACCAAAAGTAATTATTCACGGTGGTGCAGGCAGTTCGTTACACGGTAAAGGAGGAGTGGAAGCAGTCAGGCGATCGCTCTACCCGGTTATTGAAGAGGTTTATGCTTTATTGCTAGAAGGAAAGAGTGCTTGCGAGGCAGTGGTACGCGGTTGTCAGATGCTAGAAGACGATCCCTTGTTTAATGCTGGAACAGGATCGGTGTTGCAATCGGACGGACAAATTCGCATGAGTGCGGCGCTGATGGATGGCATTGCTCAAAGATTTAGCGGTACGATCAATGTCTCGCGAGTCCAGCATCCAATCGAACTAGCATTGTATTTACAAAGCTCCCCCGATCGCGTGTTGTCAGACTTTGGGGCAGCAGAACTATTGCGAGAACTGCAACTGCCTAGCTACGATCCGATTACAGAGCGCCGTCTCAATGAATGGCTGCAAGAAAGGCAGGAAAATTTCACAAAGACGATGGCGGCGGTAGTGGCAGAAGTCGGGGTAGGAGATGATGCAGATACCACAGTTGTCGATACGAGTGCTAGACGGGGGACAATCGGCGTAGTGGTGCTAGATAGCCAAGGAAAGCTAGCATCTGGTACGTCTACAGGTGGTAAGGGGTTTGAACGCATCGGACGTGTCAGCGATTCTGCCATGCCTGCGGGAAATTATGCTACAGCACACGCCGCCGTAAGCTGTACGGGAATTGGCGAAGACATTATCGATGAGTGTTTGGCAGCGCGGATCGTCGTCCGCGTCACGGATGGTATGTCTTTGATAGATGCGATGCAACGCACGTTTACTGAAGCCAGCGATCGCCAGCGAGATTTAGGGGCGATCGCCCTTGATGCTTCTGGTGCGATCGCTTGGGGAAAAACCAGCGATGTGATTTTAGCTGCTTTCCACGATGGCAACAAGATTGCTGACACTTTAGAGTTGCCCGTGGGGACGCAGGTTGGTTGTATTTGA
- the glmU gene encoding bifunctional UDP-N-acetylglucosamine diphosphorylase/glucosamine-1-phosphate N-acetyltransferase GlmU, with translation MVAVAILAAGRGTRMKSTLPKVLHQIGGRSLIERAIQGSLEISPKRVLVIVGYQAEQVKTALLDPNRSLVSDSLPKLEFVEQTEQLGTGHAIQQVLPHLEGFEGDLLVLNGDVPLLRPQTLERLIQTHKQHQHAATILTAQLSDPQGYGRVFCNGQNIVQQIIEDRDCSAAQKQNRRVNAGVYCFRWQDLAKVLPQLQANNDQKEYYLTDAVNLLQPAMAVDIEDEQEILGVNDREQLATAYEILQRRIKSYWMSAGVTLIDPASVTIDDTVKIQPDVVIEPQTHLRGQTAIASGCRIGPGSLIENSQIGENVTAMYSVVSNSIVGAETQIGPYAHLRGQVEVGAGCRIGNFVELKNTKLGAETKAAHLSYLGDATIGEKVNIGCGTITANYDGVKKHPTKIGDRSKTGADSVLVAPIEIGQDVNIAAGSTITEDVPDDCLVIARSRQVVKPGWRLNRGSDR, from the coding sequence ATGGTAGCGGTAGCAATTTTGGCAGCTGGGCGCGGTACGCGAATGAAATCGACGTTGCCCAAAGTTTTACATCAAATCGGAGGGCGATCGCTGATCGAACGAGCGATCCAGGGTAGTCTAGAAATCTCTCCCAAGCGAGTTTTGGTAATTGTGGGATATCAAGCCGAGCAAGTGAAGACAGCTCTTTTAGATCCCAACCGCTCGCTAGTCTCTGATTCCTTGCCAAAGTTGGAGTTTGTCGAACAAACCGAGCAGTTAGGTACGGGTCACGCAATTCAGCAAGTCCTGCCACATTTAGAAGGCTTTGAAGGGGATTTATTGGTGTTGAATGGCGACGTTCCCCTGTTACGACCCCAAACTCTAGAGCGGTTGATTCAGACCCACAAACAGCACCAACATGCTGCTACCATTCTCACAGCTCAACTCTCCGATCCTCAAGGTTACGGACGGGTATTTTGTAACGGTCAAAACATCGTCCAACAAATTATTGAAGATCGCGATTGTAGCGCAGCTCAAAAGCAAAATCGTCGCGTTAACGCTGGGGTATACTGTTTTCGCTGGCAAGATTTAGCGAAGGTATTACCGCAACTACAAGCAAACAACGACCAAAAAGAATACTATTTGACAGACGCTGTAAATTTACTCCAACCCGCGATGGCAGTTGATATCGAAGACGAACAAGAAATTTTGGGAGTCAACGATCGCGAACAATTAGCAACTGCCTACGAGATTTTACAAAGACGCATCAAGTCCTATTGGATGTCAGCAGGAGTCACTCTAATCGATCCAGCTAGTGTCACAATTGACGACACGGTAAAGATTCAACCAGATGTTGTCATTGAGCCACAAACCCACCTCCGGGGTCAAACCGCGATCGCCTCTGGCTGTCGGATTGGACCAGGTAGTCTCATAGAAAATAGTCAAATTGGCGAAAACGTCACGGCGATGTATTCTGTCGTCAGCAACAGTATCGTCGGTGCTGAAACTCAAATCGGTCCCTACGCTCACCTACGAGGTCAGGTTGAAGTTGGTGCGGGTTGTCGGATTGGTAATTTTGTGGAATTGAAAAATACGAAATTAGGGGCAGAAACCAAAGCCGCCCATTTATCATATCTAGGTGATGCCACCATTGGAGAAAAAGTTAATATCGGTTGCGGTACAATTACAGCTAACTACGATGGCGTAAAAAAGCATCCGACTAAAATTGGCGATCGCAGCAAAACAGGTGCTGATAGCGTCCTCGTCGCTCCAATCGAGATCGGACAGGATGTCAACATTGCCGCAGGCTCGACTATTACCGAAGACGTACCCGACGATTGTTTGGTTATTGCCAGATCGCGTCAGGTCGTCAAACCTGGCTGGAGGCTGAATCGAGGGAGCGATCGGTGA
- a CDS encoding cytochrome P450 yields MRLPDGPSGPPWLRRLRFINWILRPFEVMEARAKKYGDIFAIAKNASPSMVYLSNPAAIEQVLGANPEFFDTNSGNDILLPLLGANSLILLGGMKHQRQRKLLMPPFHGDRLRTYGQTIWDITAQVTSQWQVGQSITVRAATQEISMRVILSAVFGLDGGERYDRLRKLLTSLLETVSSPVSSMVLFFPSLQKDWGKWSPWGQFLQRKQQIDDLLVAEIQQRRVEMLQATSLQRDDILSLLLAARDETGQPMTDEELRDELLTLLFAGHETTASALAWALYWLDRLPEVKEKLQAEIDSLGTNPDLSAIAKLPYLNAVCCETLRIYPIAISPFPRILKVPMEIGGYQLESGAIVVISIYLTHQREDLYPYPKQFIPERFLERQFSPYEYLPFGGSNRRCIGAAFALFEMKLVLANILSNYDLKLASNRPVKPTRRGLTVAPPANMKMVVQQKSNVKSQNSKVLLTSDR; encoded by the coding sequence ATGCGATTACCTGATGGTCCGAGTGGTCCGCCTTGGCTGCGGAGATTGAGATTTATTAATTGGATCTTACGCCCGTTTGAGGTGATGGAAGCACGGGCGAAGAAGTATGGCGATATTTTTGCGATCGCCAAAAATGCCTCGCCGTCGATGGTATATTTAAGCAATCCAGCGGCGATCGAACAAGTTTTAGGTGCAAATCCAGAGTTTTTTGATACTAATAGCGGTAATGATATTTTACTACCGTTATTAGGAGCTAATTCGCTGATTTTACTCGGCGGGATGAAACATCAGCGTCAGCGTAAGTTATTAATGCCACCCTTTCACGGCGATCGCTTGCGGACTTACGGACAAACTATTTGGGATATTACGGCACAAGTTACCAGTCAGTGGCAAGTAGGGCAATCGATAACCGTTCGTGCTGCGACACAAGAAATCTCGATGCGCGTCATCCTCAGCGCTGTTTTTGGTTTGGATGGTGGAGAACGTTACGATCGCCTGCGAAAACTGCTAACCTCCCTGTTAGAAACCGTCAGTTCCCCTGTAAGTTCGATGGTGCTATTCTTTCCATCCCTACAAAAAGATTGGGGTAAGTGGAGTCCTTGGGGACAGTTTTTGCAAAGGAAACAGCAAATCGACGATCTGTTAGTTGCAGAAATTCAACAAAGACGTGTAGAGATGTTACAGGCAACGTCTTTACAGCGCGATGATATTCTTTCCTTACTGCTAGCCGCGCGAGATGAAACGGGTCAACCCATGACCGACGAGGAATTGCGCGACGAACTGCTAACTTTATTATTTGCCGGACACGAAACAACTGCTTCAGCACTTGCCTGGGCATTATATTGGCTCGATCGCCTGCCGGAAGTCAAAGAAAAGTTACAAGCGGAAATAGACTCCTTGGGAACTAATCCCGATCTGAGTGCGATCGCTAAATTACCTTACTTGAATGCTGTTTGTTGCGAAACCCTCCGCATTTACCCAATCGCGATCAGTCCCTTCCCGCGTATTCTGAAAGTTCCAATGGAAATTGGCGGCTATCAGTTGGAGTCAGGTGCGATCGTGGTGATTTCTATTTATCTCACCCACCAGCGCGAGGATCTGTATCCTTATCCCAAACAATTCATTCCAGAACGCTTTTTAGAACGACAATTTTCTCCTTACGAGTATTTACCCTTTGGTGGTAGCAATCGCCGCTGTATCGGTGCAGCTTTTGCCTTATTTGAAATGAAATTAGTATTAGCAAATATCCTGTCGAATTACGATCTCAAATTAGCTAGTAATCGTCCTGTCAAACCAACTCGTCGCGGTTTAACAGTAGCTCCGCCAGCCAATATGAAAATGGTCGTCCAGCAAAAGTCAAACGTGAAAAGTCAAAATTCAAAAGTATTGCTGACGAGCGATCGCTAA
- a CDS encoding NINE protein, which produces MSIVSQQKNRKVAATLAFACTVLPMPIAGLHKFYLGQPLWGLLYLLLSWTPIPRVASAIEGFWYLVQDSEEFDLNFNSEFGELGMSGTNVTNLANFSILSKRPSTTVIPDRVSAIADAMRELDNLRQEGLISEYEFEQKRRQLLDSI; this is translated from the coding sequence ATGAGCATCGTCAGCCAACAAAAAAATCGTAAAGTTGCTGCTACTCTGGCTTTTGCCTGTACGGTGTTGCCGATGCCAATTGCTGGATTGCACAAGTTTTATTTAGGACAGCCTTTGTGGGGATTGCTGTATCTATTGCTCTCATGGACACCTATACCCCGCGTAGCTAGTGCCATTGAAGGGTTTTGGTATTTAGTACAAGACAGTGAGGAGTTTGACCTCAACTTTAATTCTGAATTCGGTGAATTAGGCATGTCTGGAACGAACGTGACTAATCTTGCCAATTTTTCCATTTTATCGAAGCGTCCCTCAACTACAGTCATACCAGACCGAGTCAGCGCGATCGCAGATGCCATGAGAGAATTAGACAATCTCCGCCAAGAGGGGTTAATCTCGGAATACGAATTCGAGCAAAAACGTCGCCAGTTGTTAGATAGTATTTGA
- a CDS encoding DUF1614 domain-containing protein, with product MFYLPVSILLFILLLLVFPFVWFALTLDVVQIAVEKLGFSANAALFLLAAIIIGGTINIPLYKVESQVEVIDSFSDLWVRQFFGIPLPRIHQKTIVALNVGGGLIPVLLALYQFRHANPLAIVLVTAIVTIVSYYAARVVPGIGIQMNPLLAPLTAAIASAFITRGIHAAPVAFAGGVLGTLIGADILHLKEIQRMTPGVLSIGGAGVFDGIALCGLFALLLS from the coding sequence ATGTTCTACCTTCCTGTTTCTATTTTGCTGTTTATTTTACTTTTGTTAGTTTTTCCTTTTGTTTGGTTTGCCTTGACGCTCGATGTTGTCCAAATAGCAGTAGAAAAATTAGGGTTTTCTGCCAATGCTGCTCTATTTTTATTAGCAGCAATAATTATTGGTGGCACAATCAATATTCCTTTATACAAGGTAGAATCACAAGTTGAAGTTATTGACAGTTTCAGCGATCTGTGGGTAAGACAATTTTTCGGAATCCCCTTACCACGCATCCATCAAAAAACCATTGTCGCCTTAAATGTCGGTGGTGGGTTAATTCCTGTTCTTTTAGCTTTATATCAATTTCGTCATGCTAATCCACTAGCAATTGTTTTAGTCACTGCGATCGTCACAATTGTGAGTTACTACGCTGCTCGTGTCGTACCAGGAATCGGAATTCAGATGAATCCGTTACTGGCTCCTTTAACAGCCGCGATCGCATCTGCTTTCATCACAAGAGGAATCCACGCCGCACCCGTTGCCTTTGCAGGCGGGGTGTTGGGAACCTTAATCGGTGCGGATATACTACACCTAAAAGAAATTCAGCGCATGACACCAGGAGTTCTCAGTATTGGCGGTGCAGGCGTATTTGATGGCATTGCCTTATGTGGTTTATTCGCTCTTTTGCTATCGTAG
- a CDS encoding DUF1825 family protein, whose product MGFFDSDIVQQEAKQLFEDYQALIKLGNSYGKFDREGKKLYIDQMEAMMERYRIFMKRFELSEDFMAQMTVEQLKTQLNQFGITPQQMFEQMHNTLERMKAELENQS is encoded by the coding sequence ATGGGATTTTTTGATTCTGATATAGTTCAACAGGAAGCCAAACAGCTGTTTGAGGATTATCAAGCGCTGATCAAGCTGGGGAACAGCTACGGCAAATTTGACCGCGAAGGAAAAAAGCTATACATCGATCAAATGGAAGCCATGATGGAGCGCTATCGGATTTTTATGAAGCGCTTTGAACTTTCAGAAGATTTCATGGCACAAATGACGGTAGAACAACTTAAGACTCAGCTCAATCAGTTTGGGATCACGCCGCAGCAAATGTTCGAGCAAATGCATAATACTTTGGAGCGGATGAAAGCAGAGCTAGAGAATCAGTCCTAA
- a CDS encoding helix-hairpin-helix domain-containing protein — MLSWLQIQTIRNRLLNDPYYRLQSLEEIAVAVSLGIQIDVNQATVDDWLRLPGLSIHQARSLVQLSHAGVQFYCIEDIAAALSVPVQRLAPLTPILKFCYYDAETSPLLRLNPNTATVEDLIQIPTMDLALAQAVVENRQMAGAYRNLVDFQKRLSLPGQIIAQLMHYLSF; from the coding sequence ATGTTAAGCTGGCTGCAAATTCAAACGATCCGCAATCGATTGCTGAACGATCCTTACTATCGCTTGCAATCGTTAGAAGAAATTGCTGTGGCGGTGTCTTTAGGAATTCAGATTGATGTCAACCAAGCAACGGTAGATGACTGGTTGAGGCTACCGGGACTTTCCATACATCAAGCGCGATCGCTCGTTCAACTCAGCCATGCTGGGGTACAGTTTTATTGTATTGAAGATATTGCCGCTGCTTTGAGCGTTCCCGTACAACGCCTCGCACCCTTGACACCAATCCTCAAATTCTGTTACTACGATGCAGAGACTTCTCCTCTTCTTCGCCTCAATCCTAATACAGCGACAGTAGAAGATTTAATCCAAATTCCCACTATGGATCTGGCATTAGCGCAAGCAGTTGTAGAAAATCGTCAGATGGCTGGTGCTTATCGAAATTTAGTTGATTTTCAAAAACGATTGTCCCTTCCAGGTCAAATTATTGCCCAGTTAATGCATTATTTAAGTTTTTGA